In the Sediminibacter sp. Hel_I_10 genome, one interval contains:
- a CDS encoding Maf-like protein yields MLAEKLTDYHLILASGSPRRHQFFKELGLDFEIRLKPVIENYPQRLVHFEISDYLAQLKALAFKDELKEKDILVTSDTIVWHQQKALGKPKDAQEAFEMLKSMSNTTHEVISSICFTTKASQKTVHSSTKVTFKSLTDQEIQYYINTYKPFDKAGAYGIQEWIGQIGITAIEGSYANVVGLPTHLLYKTLNAMAL; encoded by the coding sequence ATGCTCGCTGAAAAACTAACAGACTATCATCTTATTTTAGCTTCTGGATCTCCGAGACGCCATCAATTTTTTAAAGAATTAGGCCTTGATTTTGAAATTAGATTAAAGCCCGTTATTGAAAACTACCCGCAACGATTGGTTCATTTTGAAATAAGCGATTATTTAGCGCAACTCAAAGCCTTAGCTTTTAAAGATGAACTCAAGGAAAAAGACATTCTTGTTACCAGTGACACCATCGTCTGGCACCAGCAAAAAGCTTTGGGCAAACCCAAAGATGCGCAAGAGGCTTTTGAAATGCTCAAGTCTATGAGCAACACCACTCACGAGGTGATTAGCTCCATATGTTTTACCACGAAAGCATCTCAAAAAACGGTACACTCAAGCACTAAAGTGACCTTTAAAAGCTTGACAGACCAAGAAATTCAATACTACATCAATACCTATAAACCCTTTGACAAGGCTGGTGCTTACGGTATCCAAGAATGGATTGGACAAATAGGGATTACTGCCATCGAAGGCTCATACGCTAACGTTGTTGGTTTACCAACCCATCTACTCTATAAAACGTTAAACGCTATGGCGTTATAA
- a CDS encoding septum formation inhibitor Maf, producing the protein MTDLIFIIKTMTINFSAPRPLILALMFCGTLSSCKDNASEKDQASFSTSNAAATSERLPKKSEFEQTSAFKDYWYAGEAEISSYTLKQARYGELREGQAVLVFVTEPFLKEKQVKADNANADNIPVLKLNATKTFTTGIYPYAIMQSTFYPVANTQHALKVSCSIQEWCGHVYSQLNNRDQFEVTSHSYFENEADENFKLSKALLENEIWTQLRLEPSSLPVGEIKMIPAFEFISLKHVTLKAYDAKAVLNEGNYSITYPELERKISINFNPQFPYDITSWEETFNSGFGDRAETLTTTATKLNTIKSAYWNKNNNSDAGLRETLQLN; encoded by the coding sequence ATGACAGATCTTATCTTTATAATAAAAACCATGACCATTAACTTTTCAGCCCCTCGCCCTTTAATATTGGCTTTGATGTTCTGCGGAACACTAAGCTCATGTAAAGACAATGCTTCAGAAAAAGATCAAGCCTCATTTTCAACCTCTAATGCTGCAGCCACATCAGAGAGGCTTCCGAAGAAAAGTGAATTTGAGCAAACCTCAGCATTCAAAGACTATTGGTATGCTGGCGAGGCTGAAATCTCATCCTACACATTAAAACAAGCACGCTATGGAGAACTTAGAGAGGGACAAGCTGTTTTGGTCTTTGTCACTGAGCCCTTTTTAAAAGAAAAACAAGTAAAAGCAGATAATGCTAACGCGGACAATATTCCCGTCTTAAAACTAAATGCGACCAAAACCTTTACTACGGGAATCTACCCGTATGCGATTATGCAATCTACGTTTTATCCTGTAGCAAATACCCAGCACGCCCTGAAGGTAAGTTGCTCCATCCAGGAATGGTGCGGTCATGTTTACTCTCAATTAAACAATCGCGATCAGTTTGAAGTCACGTCTCACAGCTATTTTGAAAACGAAGCTGACGAAAATTTTAAACTTAGTAAAGCCCTTTTAGAAAATGAGATTTGGACGCAATTACGCCTTGAACCGTCATCTTTACCGGTTGGAGAGATCAAAATGATTCCCGCTTTTGAATTTATAAGTCTAAAACACGTGACATTAAAAGCCTATGACGCAAAGGCTGTCTTAAACGAAGGTAATTACAGTATTACTTACCCCGAATTGGAGCGTAAAATATCCATAAATTTTAATCCACAGTTTCCATATGATATTACATCTTGGGAAGAAACATTTAACAGCGGATTTGGAGACCGTGCGGAAACCTTAACCACTACAGCCACAAAACTAAATACCATTAAGTCTGCGTATTGGAATAAAAATAACAATTCAGATGCGGGACTGAGAGAAACACTTCAGCTTAATTAA
- a CDS encoding geranylgeranylglycerol-phosphate geranylgeranyltransferase codes for MYILNLIRWKNLALILLVHLLIKYALLEAFNILTVLDNLHFAVLSLATICLAAAGNIINDIYDVDTDAINRSDKQIVGKHITESVAYNLFFGFNITGILLGFYLSNHIGKPAFFGIFVITSLALYLYASFLKRTIFIGNLAISILVGLSVLIIGIFDVIPATFSQNKATQMIFLNIIFDYAVFAFMINLVRELIKDIEDIDGDYKSGMNTIPIAIGRERAKKIVFAVSMIPIAMVIYYLATYLYKQQLAIAYFLILIIAPLIYATIKIFGAEHKSHYKKISGIYKVIMLLGMLSLLLYPFILK; via the coding sequence TTGTATATTTTAAATCTCATTCGTTGGAAAAATTTAGCATTAATTCTCTTAGTGCACCTTTTAATAAAATACGCACTTTTAGAAGCCTTTAATATTTTAACGGTTCTTGACAACCTTCATTTTGCAGTACTTAGCCTTGCAACCATATGTCTGGCAGCCGCTGGAAATATCATCAATGATATTTATGATGTAGATACCGATGCCATCAATAGATCTGATAAGCAAATCGTTGGAAAGCACATCACAGAGTCAGTAGCCTACAATCTGTTTTTTGGTTTTAACATTACGGGGATTCTTTTAGGCTTTTATTTGTCTAATCATATTGGCAAACCCGCATTCTTTGGCATTTTTGTAATTACCTCATTAGCGCTTTATCTGTATGCATCGTTTTTAAAGCGTACCATCTTTATCGGCAACCTTGCTATTTCTATCTTAGTGGGCCTTAGCGTACTCATCATTGGGATCTTTGATGTGATTCCTGCTACGTTTTCCCAAAACAAAGCCACGCAAATGATATTTCTTAATATTATTTTTGATTACGCCGTTTTTGCTTTTATGATCAATTTGGTAAGAGAATTAATTAAAGATATTGAAGATATTGACGGGGATTACAAGTCTGGAATGAACACCATCCCTATCGCCATTGGCCGAGAACGCGCCAAAAAAATTGTATTTGCTGTAAGCATGATCCCTATTGCAATGGTCATTTACTATTTGGCCACCTATTTATACAAGCAGCAATTGGCCATTGCCTATTTTTTGATCTTGATCATTGCTCCATTAATTTATGCCACCATCAAGATTTTTGGTGCAGAACATAAAAGCCATTATAAAAAAATAAGCGGTATCTATAAGGTGATCATGCTTTTGGGCATGCTCTCACTTTTACTATATCCTTTTATACTTAAATAA